The Thermococcus peptonophilus genomic sequence AGGCGAACTGCAGAAAGTCGGCATAGCTCGCGCTCTGGCACAGGAGCCGGAGATATTCATGTTCGACGAGCCAACGAACAACCTCGACATCAGAAGCCAGCTTGAGGTCATGAAGCTTGCGCGCGAGCTCTCTTCTGAGGGCAAAACCGTTATCATGGTCATGCACGAGATCAACCTCGCACTCCGCTTTGCAGAGAGGTTCGTGTTTATATTCAATGGAAGGGTCGTTGCGGATGGCGGTCGTGACATCCTGAGGCCTGCTTTGTTCAGAGAGGTTTATGGAACGGACGTCGAGATTGGAGAGGTGCGCGGCATTCCAGTTGTTGTCCCCCTTTAATTGCTCAAATGTGGGTAATACTGTCAAATTTCTGGACAAACCTTTTAAGCCCTTAGGAAAACCTAAGTCGGAGGTGTTGCAGATGACGATCAAAGCTCCGACCCTTAACGTTGGGGGTCTTGGTGTAGACCCCCTTGCCCAGAGGATTCAGGAAAAGCAGAAGAAGTGGAAGTATAAAATAGCCGTCCTGAGCGGTAAGGGCGGCGTTGGTAAGAGCACGGTTGCTGTCAACCTCGCTGCCGCCCTCGCAAAGAAGGGCTACTTCGTTGGAATCCTTGATGCCGACATACACGGACCGAACGTCGCCAAGATGCTCGGTGTTGACAAGGCCGATGTCCTTGCGGAAAGGATGGAAGATGGAAGGTTTGAGATGCTTCCACCAACTGCAGACTTTATGGGTCAGGTTACTCCGATCAAAGTCATGAGCATGGGCTTTCTCGTTCCAGAGGATCAGCCGGTCATATGGCGCGGTGCTCTAGTGACCAAGGCCATAAAACAGCTCCTTGGGGACACCAAATGGGGCGAGCTGGACTTCATGATAATCGACTTCCCGCCAGGAACCGGTGACGAAATCCTGACTGTTACCCAGACGCTCCAGCTGGACGCTGCTATAATAGTCACAACCCCACAAGAGGTTGCCCTTCTCGACACTGGAAAGGCCGTTAACATGATGAAGAAAATGGAAGTTCCCTACATAGCGGTCGTCGAGAACATGAGCTACCTCATCTGCCCGCACTGCGGCAATGAGATAGACCTCTTTGGCAGGGGTGGCGGAAGGAAGCTCGCCGAGAAGGAGGGTGTTGAGTTCCTCGGTGAGATACCAATAGACCTCAAGGCCAGAGAGGCCAGCGACGCGGGAATTCCGATAGTCCTCTATGGGGACACCATAGCGGCAAAGGCGTTCATGGAGCTGGCGGAGAAGCTTGTAAAGAAGCTCGAGGAAATGAAAAGCAAGAAGGCCAGCGAAGAAGCTGAAGAGTAAACCCTTTAAGTTTTACATTTCAACATTTCTCAGCGCGGCTCAGGCCGGCGGGAGCCGAAGCGATGGGGCCGCGCTGGACCAGGCTGCATTAACTTTTTAACATCTTTTTCGTACCAATTGCGGGAGGCAGATGAAGAAAGCTCTTCCTGCTCTGTTTCTACTTCTAATGCTGGCGGGCTCCGTTTCAGCTGCAAGGGTTAGTTATTATCCTGATAAAGAAGCGTTTATGAAGTTCCTTGATTCAAATCTAACGTATCGAGTTGTTCCGGGCAACGACCCCTGGTCAAAAGGGTGGGCAATATACATCGATGAAAAGCTCTCGATGGTAAAGGCGCGCGGGAACGATACCCTCGTTCTCATCGGGAACGTCTATACAAACGACCTGATGGCTGGAATCTGGAATCGAACTGGCCTTGATCCTTCTACTTCTCTGAGGCCTGCCATCATTGTGCTGAACGATACTGTTCTAATTACCGGAAGTCCCGAGAACCTCTACTTAACATATGAGCCTTTTGTAGGAATAAAAACGGACACTGCAAAAATTGCGACCACTATCCTGGGCGTCATTGCCTATGTTATTATCATGATGGCCATTCTAAAACGGGACGGGAGCTATGCTGGAAGCATGTTCTTGATGGGAGCTCTTCTTCTGGGAGAGTGGGCTTTGCTTGAACCGATCCCCGCAGCCCTGATTTCGAAAACACTTTATCTTTCCCTAGCACGTCTGAACGACGCTCCGATCAGTGGCGTGTCGATCGTGGTAATCTCCAACGCCCTAAAGATTCTCCCCCCTGATGAGAGGCTGTTTTGGGCCGTGAGGTGGCTTTTGATCTTTACCCTTCTGGGCGTAACCGCCTACACTGCCCACAGGAGGGAACGCAGTCTGGGGATTGTGGCATTCTTTTTAGCAATCTCGGCTCCCCTGTTTAGAGAATGGCTTCTGACTTCAAACGATATCTTGGGTTTGTTGGCATTTGCAGTCGTGGTGGCCATTGTGTGCAGTTCTAACTTTGCCCCGTCTTCTTCTGGAGTCGCTTCGGTGCTTGTTATGGGCCTGTTTACGGTGCTTGGAATGACTTTCAATCCCTATCTGGCCCTTTTGCCCCTGGTCTTTGTTGTAGTGTTCCCCGGAAGGGCCAGCAGAAACGTCTCTTACCTGCTGCTGTCATCAATTGGGGCTCTCTGGATATACTATACCCTTGGAAAGGCCTGGCTGTTGCCGTGGTATCCTAGTACATTTCACATTAAGGTCCTGACTAATCTAGTGCGGGAAGGACTGCTTCAACTGGCGGTTTTAATATATCCAGGGACTAGAATGGTTGTCAAGAGGAATGAGACCAAAATTAGAAAGAAGGGCCCAACGGTGTTCGTTGGAATTACCACTGCGATGCTATTGCTCCTAGCACCATTTAAACCCGAGCTTATCCCGTATTCTCTGTACTCTCTGTCCGTACTTGCCGTCAGATTGATCAAGGCCTCTCTTCAAATTTGATAGCGCCGAAGACGGCTCCT encodes the following:
- a CDS encoding Mrp/NBP35 family ATP-binding protein, producing MTIKAPTLNVGGLGVDPLAQRIQEKQKKWKYKIAVLSGKGGVGKSTVAVNLAAALAKKGYFVGILDADIHGPNVAKMLGVDKADVLAERMEDGRFEMLPPTADFMGQVTPIKVMSMGFLVPEDQPVIWRGALVTKAIKQLLGDTKWGELDFMIIDFPPGTGDEILTVTQTLQLDAAIIVTTPQEVALLDTGKAVNMMKKMEVPYIAVVENMSYLICPHCGNEIDLFGRGGGRKLAEKEGVEFLGEIPIDLKAREASDAGIPIVLYGDTIAAKAFMELAEKLVKKLEEMKSKKASEEAEE